The following are encoded together in the Phragmites australis chromosome 19, lpPhrAust1.1, whole genome shotgun sequence genome:
- the LOC133900065 gene encoding pollen receptor-like kinase 3, translating to MVTLLLAFRLSPLLLLLLTALVVAADDGGTDAAALLRLKESFSDPTGALEAWSASSPSVPCDETDPWPGVQCYNGVLVGLRLAHMNLSGTFDFAALAHLPGLHSVNLKRNNFSGPLPASLATVRSLRALYLSYNSFSGSVPGDVLTNMRWLKKLYLDNNNLTGPLPADAIADAPRLLELHLENNRIEGPVPPFLPASLRLFNVSHNSLTGVIPTGVAARYNASAFAGNPGLCGAQGSDPDACAAEPAPEPMPPPTPADYLAVEKETSVVVVIGIILLVILLVTGAMVLMLRQDERNSRSPAWDYPGASAGSGKAVVASTGPQAAEMVAVDVAGGSSSHGGSRGGRRMGEFVLMSEDSVAFGLPELMKASAEVLGNGTLGSAYKAAMRNGVTVAVKRMRDMNRVGRDEFEQHLLMLGELRHPNVLPPIGYHYRKEEKLIVSEYMPRGSLLYVLHGDQSPNRVILDWPARMRVAVGVARGMAFLHETLGIPAGRLVSMDGADFDAPPPPPPHGNLKSGNILLDVDLEPRLVDYGFFPLVNSAQAPQAMFAFRSPEGATRGVVSARSDVYCLGVVLLELVTGRFPSQYLLSARGGTDVVHWSAAAVAEGGERELVDPAVAAGGGDAAVRLLRVGVHCASAEPECRPSMAEAAWMVEEIAAAGAS from the exons ATGGtcaccctcctcctcgccttccggctctcccctctcctcctcctcctcctcactgcCCTCGTCGTTGCTGCCGACGATGGCGGCACGGACGCGGCGGCGCTCCTGCGCCTCAAGGAGTCGTTCTCGGACCCGACCGGCGCGCTAGAGGCGTGGTCGGCGTCGTCGCCGTCGGTGCCGTGCGATGAGACTGACCCTTGGCCCGGCGTGCAGTGCTACAATGGCGTCCTCGTCGGCCTCCGGCTCGCGCACATGAACCTGTCGGGGACGTTCGATTTCGCCGCGCTCGCGCACCTCCCGGGGCTTCACTCCGTCAACCTCAAGCGCAACAACTTCTCCGGCCCGCTGCCGGCGAGCCTGGCCACCGTGCGCAGCCTCCGCGCGCTGTACCTTTCCTATAACTCGTTCTCCGGGTCGGTCCCTggcgacgtgctcaccaacatGCGGTGGCTCAAGAAGCTCTACCTCGACAACAATAACCTCACCGGCCCGCTGCCGGCCGACGCCATTGCCGACGCGCCGCGCCTCCTCGAGCTCCACCTCGAGAACAACCGGATCGAGGGCCCCGTCCCGCCGTTTCTTCCGGCGTCGCTCCGGCTGTTCAACGTGTCTCACAACAGCCTCACCGGCGTGATACCAACCGGCGTCGCCGCGCGGTACAACGCGTCTGCGTTCGCCGGGAACCCCGGCCTGTGCGGTGCGCAGGGGAGCGACCCCGATGCATGCGCCGCCGAGCCGGCGCCTGAACCGATGCCGCCGCCCACGCCTGCGGACTACCTTGCCGTCGAGAAGGAGACCAGCGTGGTCGTGGTGATTGGCATAATCTTGCTCGTGATCTTGCTGGTCACCGGCGCCATGGTGCTCATGCTGCGGCAGGATGAGAGGAACAGCAGGTCGCCGGCGTGGGACTACCCTGGCGCCAGCGCCGGCTCCGGCAAGGCCGTAGTGGCGTCTACGGGGCCGCAAGCCGCCGAGATGGTGGCTGTGGACGTGGCTGGCGGGTCGTCCAGCCACGGTGGCTcccgcggcggccggcggaTGGGCGAGTTCGTCCTCATGAGCGAGGACAGTGTCGCGTTCGGGCTGCCGGAGCTGATGAAGGCGTCCGCTGAGGTGCTCGGCAACGGCACCCTCGGGTCGGCGTACAAGGCCGCCATGCGCAACGGCGTCACCGTTGCCGTGAAGCGCATGCGCGACATGAACCGTGTAGGCCGGGACGAATTCGAGCAGCACCTGCTGATGCTCGGCGAGCTCCGCCACCCCAACGTGCTCCCGCCCATCGGATACCACTACCGCAAGGAGGAGAAGCTCATCGTCTCCGAGTACATGCCCCGCGGCAGCCTCCTCTACGTCCTGCATG GGGATCAGAGCCCGAACAGGGTGATCCTGGACTGGCCGGCGCGGATGAGGGTCGCCGTCGGCGTGGCGCGCGGCATGGCGTTCCTCCACGAGACACTGGGGATCCCGGCGGGGCGGCTGGTCAGCATGGACGGCGCCGACTTCGACGCtccgccacctccgccgccgcacgGGAACCTCAAGTCGGGCAACATCCTCCTCGACGTCGACctggagccgcggctggtgGACTATGGCTTCTTCCCGCTCGTGAACAGCGCGCAGGCGCCGCAGGCCATGTTTGCGTTCCGGTCCCCCGAGGGCGCCACGCGCGGCGTCGTGTCGGCCCGGTCCGACGTGTACTGCCTCGGCGTCGTGCTCCTGGAGCTCGTCACGGGGAGGTTCCCCTCGCAGTACCTCCTCAGCGCGCGCGGCGGCACCGACGTCGTGCACTGgtcggcggcggccgtggcggaGGGCGGCGAGCGGGAGCTCGTCgaccccgccgtcgccgcgggCGGGGGCGATGCCGCCGTGAGGCTTCTTCGGGTCGGCGTCCATTGCGCCAGCGCCGAGCCGGAGTGCCGACCCAGCATGGCGGAGGCGGCCTGGATGGTGGAGGagatcgccgccgccggcgcgtcgTGA